One window of the Pradoshia eiseniae genome contains the following:
- a CDS encoding N-acetylmuramoyl-L-alanine amidase, with translation MKIVLDAGHGFATLGKQTPDGMKEYEFNRAVAHYARNLLSGYDNLEVLFTHSDEQDVPLKGRTDMANRLGADCFLSIHANAAGDGKWHEAEGIETFIHTSTPWDAHFLATAIQDQLIRLTGRKNRGVKTANFHVLRETTMTAILVECGFMTHKEESKLLQSESYRKQCATAIVQAVIQHYDLKKEMKASSKKLYKVQVGAFANKRGAEQLAAELQKLGFDTHIIQTP, from the coding sequence GTGAAGATTGTGCTTGATGCGGGTCATGGATTTGCTACTTTGGGGAAGCAGACACCAGATGGGATGAAGGAATATGAGTTTAATCGGGCAGTCGCCCACTATGCACGCAATCTCCTTTCGGGTTATGACAATCTTGAAGTTTTATTCACACATAGCGATGAGCAGGATGTTCCGCTCAAAGGGCGAACCGATATGGCTAACAGGCTTGGGGCTGACTGTTTTCTGTCCATACACGCCAATGCGGCTGGCGATGGGAAATGGCATGAAGCTGAAGGAATTGAGACATTCATTCACACATCCACTCCCTGGGATGCCCATTTCCTTGCTACGGCAATCCAAGATCAGCTCATTAGATTGACCGGCCGTAAAAATCGTGGAGTTAAGACGGCTAATTTCCATGTACTTCGCGAGACGACGATGACTGCTATCCTTGTTGAATGCGGCTTTATGACGCACAAGGAGGAAAGCAAGCTTCTGCAAAGTGAGAGCTACAGAAAGCAATGCGCCACAGCCATTGTTCAGGCAGTCATTCAACATTATGACCTGAAGAAAGAGATGAAGGCTTCTTCCAAGAAGCTTTATAAAGTTCAGGTGGGAGCCTTTGCCAATAAAAGAGGTGCAGAACAGCTAGCTGCAGAGCTCCAAAAACTTGGGTTTGACACCCATATTATTCAAACGC
- the nagB gene encoding glucosamine-6-phosphate deaminase has translation MKIIVVEDYNEMSKKAAEILIKKVQEKPNAVLGLATGSTPVGLYKELIEDNQKNGTSYKDIHTVNLDEYIGLPKEDKNSYYTFMRENLFNQLTIPEEHTNIPNGNNQDLLEECDRYEKIIDALGQVDLQILGIGSNGHIGFNEPGSSFTGQTHIIDLKESTRQANARFFESIDEVPKQAITMGIGTIMKSKEILLLASGTAKAEAIRGTIHGEVTEDLPASILQTHPNVTLIVDKEAYSLCE, from the coding sequence ATGAAAATCATCGTAGTTGAAGACTATAATGAAATGAGCAAAAAAGCGGCCGAGATTCTTATCAAAAAAGTCCAAGAAAAGCCGAATGCAGTACTAGGGCTTGCGACAGGAAGCACACCAGTCGGTCTTTATAAGGAATTGATCGAAGACAATCAGAAAAACGGGACAAGCTACAAAGATATCCATACTGTCAATTTGGATGAGTATATTGGGCTTCCGAAAGAAGACAAAAACAGCTATTATACCTTTATGCGCGAGAATCTCTTTAATCAGCTCACGATTCCGGAGGAACACACGAACATCCCAAATGGCAATAACCAAGATTTACTCGAAGAATGCGACCGATATGAAAAGATTATCGATGCGCTAGGACAAGTTGATCTTCAAATACTCGGAATTGGCTCAAACGGCCATATCGGATTTAATGAGCCAGGCAGCTCTTTCACAGGTCAAACTCATATCATTGACCTCAAGGAAAGCACGCGTCAGGCAAATGCCCGTTTCTTCGAATCGATTGATGAGGTACCAAAACAAGCGATCACAATGGGCATTGGCACCATTATGAAAAGCAAAGAAATCCTCCTTTTGGCCTCAGGCACAGCTAAAGCAGAGGCCATTCGCGGAACGATTCATGGAGAAGTAACAGAAGATTTGCCTGCAAGCATTCTTCAAACTCACCCGAATGTTACGTTAATTGTTGATAAAGAAGCTTATTCATTATGTGAATAA